CTTCATGataaactaaaactaaaattaaaccatGATTCTCTTAGGCATTTACATAAACAGATTATGTTCATCCAAACTTAATGTTtgggctattttgcgtttcctcccctgccaagatcgctaattagcgtttcctccccaaatagattgaaattagggtttcctccCCTCGTTACATTTTCCATCCATTCCTCGGTTAGATGAGTCAGCACCAGTGCACGCGTGGCATAAATTGTATACGTGTTCCATGACTTCCCTAAAATACCCTCCACTAAGAACCAGTTTACAATCATCACAAACATTGTCGCAACTACCACCTTCTCTGTTATTTCTTCATAGCTCAAACCCTAACCTAGACATCACCAATTCCCCCATCTATCATCATTTCagagtcttccctaatttctatGAGACCCCTGCAGTACAATCTGTTCTCGGCATCTTCATTCACCAACAGCTccgtcaacaaaaaaaaaatattctccatAATCTCATCCACGACTGTATCTTCACTAGTATAACAATAACTCAGCAAACCCATTAAATCCATTGTTCTTCTCTAACACGACCCTCAATTCCATTTCTCAATCCCTTCACAGAACCATTAATTTCACCGTCTACCAACTCGAGCTGTTGGTTTTCGGATTCAACCAAAAACCCATCTTCAGTTGATTTCCAATTCCATATTCTCTGTAAACCCCATCTCCAATTTCCATTGATGTAGCTTCATCTCTTACAACTCTGAACACATATCCATCTGTCTCATCTCAGATTTCCCATCAATACCCATTGCCATCAACACAGTGGCAAATCCCCTATTCATAACACTAATTTAAATAATAATTTGATTGGATTGTTGCGTGAAGTTGCTGATGAAAAATTAGGTTTGGTGGTGAGATGAAAAATTAGGTTTGGTGGTGAGatgaaaaattaggattttggtatcCAGGTTTGATGGGCTGTCTAGGGTTTGAGTCGAATTGGATATCGAGAAATTGAATTCGCTGAATCGATGAAATAATGATATTGAAGATGGATCTGGTGATCTTGAGTTGAATTAGATGAATTTAGAGAGTGGGTTTGAGTTTGGTTGATGTTGGTAGTCAATTACAGATGATAGTTAGGATTTGTTGAGTCGGTTTGAAGCAGAGAAAGAGATGAGGCTGGTGGAGATGAAATTTTGTTGCTACCATAAATGGGTGTTCTGAGTTAAAAGGAGTTGGTGGTGATATTGTGTTGCCGTTGAAGATGCAGACGAGTGTCTGAGTCTCAGTTGCAGGGAAGAACATGAGTTGCTGGTAATTCATttcagattttgattttgatttaaacAAATGGgggtatttttgtaattttgttcGACATGTGTACATTTTTGCCACGCGTATATCCTTGATGACTCAACTAACTGGAAGTTGGATGGAAAATGTAACGAGGggaggaaaccctaatttcaatatatttggggaggaaacgctaattagcgatcttggcaggggaggaaacgcaaaataggcCTTAATGTTTTCATACTTTCACTAATACCTAACTTCTTTATGTAAAGTATATTTCCACTGCTACTATATCTAAGTTGTTTGTTACAATTTAGAATGATTAGAATGATTAGTAAGAATTCAAGGAAATTAGGGGAAAAAAACACAACACAATTGTAGAAGTAACAGAGAATCGAAATGTGGAAATAATTGTTACCCAACTTAATCACTTAAGCAATTAGGGGAATCAGTAATTTCAGAAGCACATAGATTTCTTAAGTAAGCAGAAATCGGGAATCAGTAATTTCAGAAGTACATAAATTTCTTAAGTAAGCAGAAATCGAACGTACCTAATGAACTAAGGAATGAAGATCTGCCCAGTGAGTTCTTCCAATGGACCGAatgaattttcatttttcttttattgcATGACGAAGGATTAGACAGAGAGAGTAAATAATGTGGAGGCGTGAAAAATTAAATCGATAAAGTGGTGATCAACGGGATTCGAAGCTGGCACCACTAAATCACTGTATTACAAATACACCTTCACCGCTTTTTTTCATTTGTCTTCTATAGATTGTCTTTTTAATATTGAGAATTCTTATTTAAAGGTTATAATAGTAATAAAGAAAAAGCTCACCAAAAatacctcttttctttatattagtataagatGATATATCTCAATTTCGTAGATATAGTTAGGGTTTTAATAGTCCTGATATATTAtgatttttgttttctattttatctttagttttttgttttgattttatcgATGCGATTCCTTACCGAGAGTTTTTCTTTTAAGGATTTTTTTTCCAGTTTGAGAAATTGGATTAACTCAATGAATTGAATGTTTTGATAGATGAGATAAAGATGAGATTCCGACGCATAAGTGGAATTAACTTCTGCAATTCTAACCTCTTTTGGCTTTGATTCACTTCTCTCACAAAGACTTTTCCTTTTTTTCGTTTCAATTTCACACGTATGTTCAAGTTTTCTTATTTCAATTTTGTAGACATAGTTAGGggatcttaatttttttttttttttttaccttcattGTCATTGTCTTTGATAGAATTCCCGAATGAGAAGTGGTACTGCCGGTAAATCCTTTGTTTTGGTTAATGGCAGAGCCCTAAGTTGTGTTTTGGGCTACTCCCATCTAGGGAAAAGTATGTTGCAATTACAAGGTATAGTCTTGGTTTCTTTCACTGTCATTTCCAGCCCAtatttttttgtattggttttaatGGAGAATGTCCACTTTAATTTTGTAGCAATTTTCTTGCTTACCAATTGAATGCAGGCGTGGTTGTGCCGATGAACCTCATTTTAATATTTTCCCCTTTCCTGCGGGAGGGTCCTTTTGCCTTGAGGAATGTTTCCCGCACCTTCTATTGGTTGGAATACCGAGGTTAAGCCTCTAGATTCCATCACGATGAAAATGCCTTGCCACAAGTTATTTTTGAAGAACTTGAGGTAAACTCTTATTCCACTTTGTTCAAAAGATTGTTGTCCCGAATAAAATATTTCTTCCATAGATACTTATGGTGGATAAGATGTTGTAGGTGTTGTAATCACCCTAGCAACTGAACAAGAAATTAAGAGAGCAAATGAACGACAATCCATTATGGGCGACCTCAGGTACAGGTATGCTAAACTAATATATGTACTTTCGGGATATATTGAACAGGTTTCCGATAATCTTTAGATATTATAGTAAGTAGTAGACGTTAATCTAGAGACAGCGGTGTCGATGTGAAGATCATTATGTGGAGTGACTCCACAAGAGAGCTAAACCATAACTTAGACGAACATGGCATTTAACAAGTTGTAGTTGTTACAACCGGGAGCTACATTAAAAAAATCTAGGTTAGACACGCGTCATGTTATGTTTTCTTGGATACCGATTTCAAtggattttaaaaaaataaaataagtaacAAACAATACTTACCCTGTTCTCAGGGAAGTTATCTTTGTTATCAACGAATTCCTACTTCAACATGGACCTTCCAGAAGTTATGGGTATGCAACAGGGGTAATGGAATCATTTTTAATTTGACCTTCTACTTCAACATGGACCTTCCAGAAGTTATGGGTATGCAACAGGGGTAATGGAATCATTTTTAATTTGACCTTAGAATTGGTTAAGAGTTTTCTACATATCAGTCATGCACCATGAAACTAACTCATGTGTAACACAGATGCTGGTGAAAAAAACCGCCCAAACAAATAACTCTACCTACCAAAATAGGGTAGTCCATTGCCAAACTTTTGATGTTTGGGTCTAACTTACATTTCTAAACGGGACATCCGGTCTAACTTACATTTCTATCTGGATGAATCTTttttgaaaaatcccaacaaACCATCTCTCTGTCTTCTGTTAATGCAGGAACAAAACAAATTTTTGCGTCGCGCAACAGCCTACTAGCTTTTGGCAAGTGGTGGGTGGTACTACTGGGAATGCAACAACTGCACAACGAAAGTGGTTGGAAAGGGAGGATGACCAGTGGTGTACCAGTTGTGAAGCGAAGATTTAGGAACCCATTTCCAGGTGATATTGTAGCTCATTATGTATGGATCCACTAATAAAAGAAAAACTACACTTATTTGTTTACGAGTACGTAACCTATCCTGAGCCCGTTTGACATAGGTTCATGCTACGGAGCTCTGTAAAAACAAGCAGTTTTAGAAAATGACTCTAGAAAAATGATCATAAAAGGAGGGAATCACAAAAAACATTGTCGACCACTTGGACTGGACCTAATGTGGAATTTAGAGGATTGAGTTTTCATTATCATCGTCTTCTTAGGCAATGGGGAAATGTAGTTATAGTCCAGTTATCCTTATCTTTCGATAAGTTTTTGGTTCTTTAACCTTTGGCGCTGTCACTTCTGTGAGATGGAGTCTCTTATTGTAACTTCTTTTATTCATATATTCATTGTATtgatcaggaaaaaaaaatctgtaGCCAGTGGCCATAGATACCGTTATTTTTGCTGTGTGCATATAATATTCTACTATCCTTAATTTGTTAAAAAGAATTCGAAGCACGATACGTATTTGTGTATACCCCAATGTAATGACTTGattcaaaaatctaagtttgTATATGTTATGGAAATGAACAACAGTTTAAATAATGATCTTCCATCCCTAAATTGGTAGGTTCCTTATCCCCTAACACGGAAACCTCACCTTGCAAAAAGAAACTCTTTGGCCACAAAAACAGTTTCACTTTCAACAGAGAAATTACACACCAAACTTTATGGTATCTTTTTTTGTCGGAACGCAAGGGCAACTCAGATAATTCATTAGAAGGATAAATTACACACAATAGAGAAAAGCTCACGGGCATGAAGCAGCCGACGACACTACTTTCACTACGGTTCCCACTGTTGCCGAGAACCAAAATGGGATGATTTGTAACATCAAGCAACACTTTGAGTGCTTTGATGACAAGACACCATGGACGGATCTTTAGTTCCTAGGGTGCCAAATCCACTGGAAAAATATTAGCTTCTCAATAGGAAACCAATAAACATTCATTAACGTACCACTTTATAACTACTTGCAACTGCAAATTAATACAGACAAGTCCATTTTCACTTAACTTCTCATGCGAACCCTCATACTGAAATTGGTCATGCAAATTTATCTAAGCTGCATACGTTCAGCCCCGACATTAATAAATAACATGGATTCGATAGTGTCAACTACGTTAACAGGATGAAATTCGGCACTTTAGCCCGTCCCGTCACGGCACGGGTCATACCCTAGTAGACATAATAACAAAAAGAATCTCGAAATTAATTTTGGTTTGAATGTAAAAGATATCTCACAAGTATTTtctaattttcaaaaaaatttcccTTCTTTTAATTAATGTTATGGAAGTTGGGAGTTCAAATTCAAAATTACGCAAAAGTTGCTGTTCAATTTAGGTTCACCGCGTGACTTAGTAAAAGTAATGTTCCACGTGGTTTCGGTCTAGTATTCCACGTGGTGCTAATGGCTATGTAGTCCAGGGATCGAATCCCAGCATACGTTTGCTTGGTTTTAAATTCGTTTGGAACCaatcctaataaaaataaaattggttCCAGTGTCGAGTGTGGATAAGTGGATAGGGGATTTTGAGAGGCTgataaaagtagtgaaaagataaaaagattgACAAGGGAAGAAGAACAAGACAGGAACATATTGAGTGAGTTCGGGACACAGAGCAAAAATGTCAATTTGTTCAGGAATCTTCGGTACAAGATTGGGGTCTGTGGTATTGcctaagcagcagcagcaatccAACTACTCAACAATTGGTGATGTTGGTGTTAACAATGGTCTAATGATGATGCCAACTGGGAGAGTAACAATGCCGATGGTAGAATGTTCATCAAGACCACAAAAGAAAGGTACTGCTCATCACAGGAAGACTAGACCAAAGAAGAGTCAGCCATGGGATATCAAGCGTGGAAAAACCATTTACCCACCACTTCCTGCTTTACCTGCTGATTGGACTCTTGTTTCTGCTGCTCCTATCACCACTGACATTACTGATTCTGCTGTTATTGGCGAGTCCGATACTGTCGAATGAATGAGTGTCTTAAGGTTTTAACATCAAGCAAGTTTGTTTATCTTGTATTAGTCTGTTTATGTTTCAATTCGTTGTTGATTTTGCATTTTATGTTGTTTATGTCAAAGTGAGAACACATTTTGGGACATGAAGTGATGAATGAATTCTAGGCTGTTTTTTGTTTGGGTTAAATTACTTTCTTTGAGAATTGGGATTGTTGAACACCATCTGCTTGACTCATTTCCGCTGAGAAAAGCAATTATTGTAGCTTAATTGGTAGTTTTATACCGTAGAGATAGCAATGTTTAGGGTTATTGAACAGGCTGTTAACTCTATTAGAATCACAATCACATGGAGAAATGCAGACCCTTAACAACATTCTCGGCCTTCGCGGAAATAAAATTACAATCAAAGGAATAATGAGATCAATTTGAGCAGTAAGTTAGCACCTGATTTGGTGTGGATGGAACAGCTGAATTGGCACAACTAAAAGTTTACTGTTCCAGACTCTTATAACCATTCTATGGAAAATTGGCAAAACACATCTCTAGGTCATGGAGGCCATCCAGCCAGAAAAATCTTGCTGCTTGTTCAATTTTATGTTGTGAGAAGAGTCATGAATTTTGCTTCTCTAATTTTGCTTCTCATGCTAATAGAACATGCGTGGACACAAATAATTTCCGCACTGGGTAATTTGCTTCATTCATTTTTTTATGTACAATCATAAAACTATTATATTCATGAAACTTAAATGTGAATAACGATATATATCGAGTGTGAGCTATTGTCTAAGTAATGTTCCAAGGTAAAACAATTTTTTGGTAAGGTAAAACAAGTAACAAAATATTCTTAATTGTTTAGTAAACTACTTGGATATCCAAAGTAGTAGGGTTGAAATGTTGGAGAAAATTGAAATTGGAGAATTTAATATGTTGGAATTATGATTTGTAATTGTATAGAATGGTCTAGACAAGTTGAGAGAAAGTAAATCATCTAAATTAATCTAAAGTGTGCCAGTGGGTTATAACATGTTTGAGTTATAGAGAAATCGAGTATTTGTAATTTGTGTAATTTGTAAAGACGGTTGCAAGTGCAAACTAGATAAGTAGTTAGAAGACATATGAAATGAAATCTCTTGAGTAAACCCGAGATGTCTATGGTCAGTCGTGCAAGCCTATAAATTAGCAAGAAATATTCATTTCTATACCAAATGAAACATCAATAAGAAGTTTAAGTTTAGAGATTTGAAGAGTCTTGAGATTCAAGTCTTGCTTCACTACTATACCAAGAAGTTTAAGTTTAGAGATTTGAAGAGTCTTGAGATTCAAGTCTTGCTTCACTACTATACCGTAATAtgctttagagattttagagtcctGAGATTTAAGTCATGCTTCACTGCTACTATACTACTATAGTCTTAAAAGCTCTGTACAATGTTAAGGTGTTATTATGCTCGTATTATACTTTACATAGGATTTAAGATTACTCTGTATATTTTTTCTCCCTCAACTAATTTCACAGCTAACATCggaagaaattgttttcaccaaTGGCAAATTTCATTGGATGATAAATACTGTGATATTGGTTACTTACGAGAAGTCCCATGTAGCTGATGGGACGCTTAGCACATGGGATTGCTAGGCCTAGGAGTTCACTTTTCACTACTTTAAGCCTAAGTTTACAAGCCGTCCGGTACTTGCAAAGTTTTACACAGACTAATAGGAAATAACAAAATATCATGGGTGAAAATTAAACCAGGCACATTGTACATTTCTCTAAGGCACAAGGATTTCATAGAAATTCAGAAAATATATAACACTTACTACTTGGATAttacaaattttttaaaaaaaaaaaaaaaaaaaaaaaaggctccATGTTATCAGCCGGGAATATGTTTTGGGTACATAAGAGAGGCATTAAAACAAAACAGAAGACCTGTGTGGCTGTGGTTTAACTTTAAACCAACTTTTAGCCAAACAGACAACTTTCTGATAGTACAGGCGACAACAATCCTCTTATAACACTGTACATGGAACTGCAGCCAGCATTTTACCAACCTGTTCCCTGGGATTACAACTTTGAATCTCCCACTAACCTCAACAAGTAAACTATATTTGGCAAGTTAAAACTGTAGGAACCCATTTCTCCATGTTCACGTCGCTACACCCTGCGAGTGTTATTAGCAGACCGTATCTTGTACTTACTCTGAACCAAACTCAGGAGGAAATCTGTAAATATGTGCTCATACTCTGGCATTTTTCCATAACCTGTTATAACGATGTTCCGAAAGCCTCTAAGACCACACATTCCAATAATGCAAAAAAGGATGCAAACTCTAGAAAAGTGGattagaaagagaaaaagaaccaGATAATAATTGCCTGGTCATTTTGAAATGAACAAAGTGGGCTGTAACATTGCCAAGACAGACAGATATTACTTGCCTGGAAAGTAGTTGATGTCAATAACATAAAACCGGTCTCTGCTTCCATGCTCGCGGATCATATCTATATTGAACAGCCGAAGACCCTACATTATACAGCATTATAAGTTAAATAAAGCTCACATATAAGCAATTCAGAAATATATGAAAAGGAAGAGAATGAGGGGTACCAGGCGATGACGAAGCTCCCTTGCAAGCCTCTCAAGTAAAGGACGCGGAGGAAGCTCTACAGTGAACAACAACGAAAGAAAGAAGTTAATAAACTTTTCATGTTGCTAATGTTAAATGCAAGGAGTTCCTGGCAACCCTACCATACCAATCCAAACGGCAAACAGAAATTTGAAAACACATTCAAGTGTGACAGAGAAATAAATCACTCCAAATGGAAGTGGTGAAGGAGCTGACCAGCAATACAAGGATCCAGATCTGCATCATCAGCAGAAGCCGCTGCACAGGAAACTCTTGGAAAACGAAACACACCATGATTATTTAGCAACTCCCGCTCATTAACATCAGGAAGAGAGAAGCGGCGCACAACTTTTATAGCTTCCCCAACAACATAAACCTTAAAAAGAACGCCACCTGCAAGCCAGATAAGCATAAATTACATAAATAAACCAATCCTCTCGAGTCACACAGATGGTTTCTCCATGTTAATTGCATTGTGGCATCAACATACCGTGGTTGATGAACTCCTGCAGAACCAAAGGAGGATCGAGCTTCGACAGGGAGAATTGATCATAAGCAAGAGACAGTTCATGTGACTTTGCACTCCCATCCACAACCAGTGGTTTTGCAACTAAACCAACGAATATAAACAAACACATCTAAGTCGGAAGAATCAAGAGATCAAATAATCTAAACAACAAAGACAATTTCATGCTCTTTCCTAGGCTATTTTCTGAAAGTGGGATCCAAGACGATCTCACTAATCAACTCACCTAAGGGTAGCATTAAGCCAGCTTTACGAACTGCATCCGGAATGGATGAAGGATCTTTAGTTATGACCAACTGTTTTGGGACACCAACCGTGCCTGCAATTATACACCGAGTCAAAAAAGGTTACTACAACTCAAATGTAACAGTAAAGAACAATACAACCCTTCTAAGCTGTTAATTAAGCCAAAGTCTTAATTCCTTATACTCTACTGATTCCGAAAACAAAGCTTCTGTTCTAAATGCTAATATAATTACCATAAAAATTAGATAAGTTCAGATCAGCCACATCTTGAAGCATAGACTGTCGATTGTGCACATGCTGTATGCAATCCGGAGGGTCGAGGACTGTCACTTCTGGATGTTCTAGCCTGTAGTCCTTTAAGAAGGAAATGAAAGACCATAAGGAGACGATGAAGGACCATGAGAAGCAGATGATCATCCAGTGACGAATAAAACGAAACTGTTCCGGTATATAATGCAAATAAAAAACTAGGTCGGCAAAACAGACTAAAAGCAGTGATGCTCTCCGGTTCATATGACCAATGAGAGGACAAAAATGCTACCAAAATTCACTAGGTGtatgttcttcttttgttttgttcaatCTTTTCTTCATACTCCTAATTGGCATGTCTTGACTAGTCAAATAAATTTGAAGTCGGAAATTTTGAATATAATCTCATTGTAGGTAACCTACTAACTATAAATAGGTGATCTGTTTCCAATTGCAAATTTGTGCATGATTAATTGCATTTCCAAATAGTATTAGCTGAAAACTAAGCAGTAATTGAGAGGGTTAATGCTTTAGGATTGTAGAAAACCAGAACTAGTGAACCACCATAGATGAAACATTTAATTCCACCCAAAACTTGTAATGAGTGCCAAAGTCATCCTATATGATTCAAATTATGAACTAATACCTGAAAGACTGGTCCCGGGTGAACCCATTGCAGTACATTATATATGTGAGAAGTGAAACTGTAAGAAACTGATGACACTAATAAGAAAAAAATCAACTGCCCCTAGAGTCAACACAGGATTTTGCTACAGTTTATAGACTAACCTCAAGAATCTGGCGCCATTCCTTTCCTGTCAACTGGATAAGAATGAATTGAACACATCATTAGAAATTGAAGGTTCAAGTCATTCATTTCATCACAAATTTTATAGTCTAATAGTAATAACATAGTCGTACTTAAGAATCCCCGTAGATATCCACTCGGACAGGAGAAAAAGTAGCGTCATATGAAATGCTGTGTAGGGTAAGTGCAGGAGAAATACAAGAAACAAAAACACATGTTTAACTCATGATATGTATGATAGCCCCACTCACCTTATGCAGAACAACGTCAAAGGGACCCTGGTCAGAAAGAGGCCTTTTGTGGTCGATTGCAACAAACAAGATTCCCTTATTTCTGCACCACAGAATAAATTCGATATTATTGAATACAGGCCACAACTACCATGTATGAAAGCCACATACAAGAAGATTCAGTTGATACTTCAAGAAAAGTCAGCTTGAACAAAACCACGAATTATAGTTACCGGTCGCAATCATATCATAGTAAAATTATCCGGTAATTTAACGTTATAGAATCTAAGACACTACTGAAAAAGCAAAATTAAATCCAATAAAGAACTATTGAAATCGCATATCATAATTAGTTGACCCCTCAAGCTTAAATCCTGCACTTAAATGGACAATTATTGACATCATATTCTAATCATTCAAAcaacatacaaaaaataaaaaatagtttcTAGAAAGATCTCCACCTGCTAAATTTCTCTCAATTTGATAAACAGCTCCACAGTTTTCATAGTCACATTTACCATGGGAAAGAAAAATACCAATAGAGATTGATATGATCCATGATGGTGTGCAATAAACTAGAGGATAAACAGACAGCTCTAATAGAATAGTAAATCAATTCCCCAATTGGAAAACTCCTAAACACCATAATTCATACAGAGAtacctaaaaataaaaacaagaggaTGAACAACACACACCAAATcaaatcataaaaattaaaacaGATCAAACCTAAGGAATTTGTGTGTTTACCTAGCCAGGATTTCTAACTTAGGTTGTAAGaagcttttcttcttcttagaaGTTAAAGCATAACCAACAATGAGTTTCTGAGGTTGAGGAGGAAA
This is a stretch of genomic DNA from Papaver somniferum cultivar HN1 chromosome 1, ASM357369v1, whole genome shotgun sequence. It encodes these proteins:
- the LOC113285399 gene encoding inositol-tetrakisphosphate 1-kinase 3-like — encoded protein: MRFNEEEEEQKENERNLQSYAIGVEFPPQPQKLIVGYALTSKKKKSFLQPKLEILARNKGILFVAIDHKRPLSDQGPFDVVLHKLTGKEWRQILEDYRLEHPEVTVLDPPDCIQHVHNRQSMLQDVADLNLSNFYGTVGVPKQLVITKDPSSIPDAVRKAGLMLPLVAKPLVVDGSAKSHELSLAYDQFSLSKLDPPLVLQEFINHGGVLFKVYVVGEAIKVVRRFSLPDVNERELLNNHGVFRFPRVSCAAASADDADLDPCIAELPPRPLLERLARELRHRLGLRLFNIDMIREHGSRDRFYVIDINYFPGYGKMPEYEHIFTDFLLSLVQSKYKIRSANNTRRV
- the LOC113328492 gene encoding 50S ribosomal protein 6, chloroplastic-like; the encoded protein is MSICSGIFGTRLGSVVLPKQQQQSNYSTIGDVGVNNGLMMMPTGRVTMPMVECSSRPQKKGTAHHRKTRPKKSQPWDIKRGKTIYPPLPALPADWTLVSAAPITTDITDSAVIGESDTVE